One window from the genome of Palaemon carinicauda isolate YSFRI2023 chromosome 24, ASM3689809v2, whole genome shotgun sequence encodes:
- the LOC137617921 gene encoding uncharacterized protein, which translates to MCFKVLMVIVAVSYTCTALPITAEQGSLQNTALPFMIEQGSLQDLDLAQTPGALSDIFTAVIDLLRSIREFQSQRYNKDPSKFVAIFPDFVRRTVEANARLRGRPVTDAEKGAIERLSGLEKVVADSTAQVTRNIVEALELQSDSSFV; encoded by the exons ATGTGTTTTAAG GTATTGATGGTGATAGTAGCAGTGTCCTACACCTGCACCGCTCTGCCCATAACGGCAGAGCAAGGATCCCTCCAGAACACTGCTCTGCCTTTCATGATAGAGCAAGGATCCCTCCAGGACCTGGACTTGGCACAGACTCCTGGAGCCCTCAGCGACATCTTCACAGCAGTCATTGACCTTCTGAGGAGCATTCGGGAATTCCAGAGCCAAAGATACAACAAGGACCCATCGAAATTTGTCGCCATCTTCCCGGACTTCGTGAGGAGGACTGTGGAGGCCAATGCCAGACTTCGAGGACGCCCCGTGACTGACGCCGAGAAAGGAGCCATTGAGAGGCTCTCGGGTCTGGAGAAGGTCGTGGCGGATTCTACCGCTCAGGTGACGAGGAATATCGTGGAAGCTCTTGAGTTGCAGTCCGACTCCTCTTTCGTTTAG